Part of the Salmo trutta chromosome 2, fSalTru1.1, whole genome shotgun sequence genome, taaaaacaatagTTATTTGTTTAGATAGAGTATCATTCCTTGTGAAAAATGAAGGCCTAAAGCCAATTTAACAACTTCAGTTAAATGATGTTGTCACCATTCTAACAGGCGAATAaatacatgactgggcaggggcgtagcaaatgggtgggcctgggagggcataggcccacctactggggagccagacccagccaatcagaatgagttttcagATGATTCCAGAGGTGAAGAAAAAGgaagtggaggtcctgggctggagtggttaaacatggtctgaggttgtgaggccagttggacatactgactGAATTCTTTAAAAACGACTTTGGTAGCGgtttatggtagataaatgaacattatattctctggcaacaaatttgtacacaacatttgagactaataagaaaatagtaaaaaataaataaaaacccttgagctgtgtccaaacttttgactggtactgtatacatttctttttttttttttttaaataaaaatgtttcaaCGGAATTGAAAAACCCTCCCatggctttttccaaataccccaGAATACGGTATGTACGGTTTATACAATACCCCAGTATACGGTATACCACCCAAGCCTAGTTTATACAATACCCCAGTATACGGTATGTAGGGTATACCGCTCAAGCCTAGTTTATACAATACCCCAGTATACGGTATGTagggtataccgcccaagcctagtttATACAATACCCCAGTATACGGTATGTacagtataccgcccaagcctagtttATATAATACCCCAGTATACGGTATGTACAGTATACCGCTCAAGCCTTGTTTATACTCGTATATTTTTAAGTTGAACATTCTGGTGAAATTCTCACACTGTAGAGCTCATGGCAGAAAGGGCCTAACAGTATAATTGGCCCCTGTCTTCGACAGGTTTTACTAAAACATGTCAGCAGCCTTCACACTGCATCTCACTCAGAAGGTAAATACCAATAGGAAACAAAGACACCTTTACCTTTTAAATACAGTAACATAGTGGAAACACTAGAAGACAGCAGGGTATTAAAAGGCTTTAGTTAGGTCCTCCTACCTGTAGAACGAGGGGCTCAGGGTTGAAGGCCAGGGTCATCAGTAACTGCATCCTCTCTGTGTCCTTTAGGTTCTTCAGCAGGAAGCTGCCAGAGTCTTTAGTCTCAGCGTAGCGTCTCACCACCCTGTCCAGTAGCCTCTGGGAAGGGCAGTGCACCAGGTCAGACCAGCCCTCAACCACCTCAGGGGTCAGAAGCCTCACGTCCCCGTTCAGCCTGGCGAACTCCGTCTTGTATATGGCCTGGATGAGGTCGCATCGCGGCCGGCCCGTAGCCCTCTTACAGATCTTCTGGTCAATGTCCGCCAGCTCTTGATTGGATCCTAGGCGTTTGAGCACCACGCGCCTCGTCCCTTCACGCGGTTCTCCGTACTGGGCGAAATACACATTCTTGACGTTGAAGACATCCAGGAAACGTAAGCGTCCCCAGGTCTCGAAAGACACCTGGCCGTTCATGAACTTCCTGCACCAGCTGGTGCCGAAACAGGCGGGACACTTGTTGAGGTTGATGAAGCGGCGGTCCGTCAGCTCGTTCTTCTGGAAGGAAGCGAACAGGTTGTGGGTGTTCATCAGGAGGATAACAAATAGGCCCACCACCAATAGAAGCTTCAGGCAACGGTAGAGACGACCCAGCTTCAGAGGCAGGAAACGCAGCATGGTGGGGCAGGATGGAGAGTTTagggggaaactgttgagagtatTGTCGGGACGGGGGACGGGACGGGACGCTATCCTAGCCTCACAGCCTCTCTGTCATATTTCACTGGGGTATCAGAGGGCCTGGTTGGGGAGAGGCTGGCACAGTAGCCCCATGCCAAGCTCTGGCACGGGCCTGTGAGTCATGTTCTCTCCGTCTGTGTCTGTTGAACCTTGAGCCTCGACCGGTGAGCCTGCAACCAagcagagagagacgagagagagagagagagagagagaggagaacattacaCAAGATGCCAGCGAAATACAAAAAGGATCCATTTCACAACAGTTGCGCCATATGTCTCTATTGGTTCACGATAACCTCAAGTCTGGGCTTCCAACTTACACCTCCCTTAAAAACAAGGAGTGAATTTGTGGCATTTGAAAATGTTTCACAAAAGGGAATCGCCCGAGACATTTGAGAGAAGTATTACCTTCTACGCAGAAACGAGATGGACCACAGCCCCTTCTGTCTCTGGGATATACTGTACCTTCTTACAAActccaataaatgtttgttttgtttattttttaaagagTGGAGGCGATGTCCCACTAGGGCTAGGCGATATATCAAATTATTTTATTAATAATTATTTATTAAtcaaattattttatttcaaaatGTACACTTACACACAATATTCCAAATGCCTATATGGCAAGAGTAAAGtttacttttttgtttgtttttccgaGCGTTTATGTCCGCTTATTCTCTTGTCTATTTGGTCTCATCTCCTGTGCTGTGTTCACCTTCCTATTTATACACacgccaagcccctccccctcacGCCAAGCCCCTCCCCCCCACGTCAAGCCCCTCCCCTCACGTCAAGCCCCTCCCCCTCACGCCAAGTCCCTCCCCCTCacgccaagcccctccccctgccactgacaccaacaaagatgagagagcacgtcttcctctctgacaagcggtttcaactcgctatttgcgAATGCTCAGCTTGTCGCGAGCGGTACAGCTAGCAGCATTTTAACCAAAAACTGTTATACttgctgtctagtctgtgttttataaatgtggaATAAGAACAAAACAGCATTTATATAAGtaattggcaactcgttctcatgCTGAGAAAAACCTCTGAACAGAGTGGACAGGCTAGCTAGCCTGCTGCTCAAACCGTTGGAGacggacagaagggtgtgttcataacaattcaactgttcaaccttgttagctagcagataGATCCACGTTGACTCAACTTGAAATGTaaaagattagctggctaatcACTAGCGCGCGGGCTATAATCACTAGCGCGCGGGCCATAATCACTAGCGCGCGGGCCATAATCACTAGCGCGCGGGCCATAATCACTAGCGCGCGGGCCATAATCACTAGCGCGCGGGCCATAATCACTAGCGCGCGGGCCATAATCACTAGCGCGCGGGCCATAATCACTAGCGCGCGGGCTATAATCACTAGCGCGCGGGCTATAATCACTAGCGCGCGGGCTATAATCACTAGCACGCGGGATATTGTTAATGAGACCaatgttcattttctataatgCCAGCTACAGGAAGTTGGTCATCATtagtgaatgatgatgatgatgatgatgatgatatgtgGTTCTGGTTACATTTGGAACAAACGGCATTTTCACAGACTTGAAACGCAGATCAGtgattattaaaaaaaaagaagcagaTTAAACTATTTTGATAGAATAATTAAATGATTAGTGGGTCTGATGGTTGTGGAAGGTTTATATTTATCCAAGGTATAGtttcacaagccctgaattcattagatcATAGCTGACTGCTTGAAATACAGTGTATTTTACTTTTACAaaattgtacaacaaagcttatttagagaaaTATATATTGTGAATCGACCAAAAAGTTTGACAATGTAGATAAGGTTTTTAGACCATATTAACTAGCCCTATGTATACAGGTCCCCGTTTTCTCTGTATCATTAAAACCACAAGGCTGCAGATGGATCCTCAGAAGACTCCAGTTTCACTGTCTCCCTGACTATAGATAATATAGCATATCTCCATGTTGATTTCTTGTCCCTATAGTCCAGCTGTGGCAGCATCCATCCCGGGGGGGGAAAAAAGTGACATTCTGTAACAGTAAACGGTATAGGAAcaccgatctctctctctctgtctctctctctcacacacaaaaatCTATTGGTTCTCCCTTTAAAAAGGAACGGGACCCTCTGTGCATCACAGAAGAAAACCTTACTTAGGAGTTTAACCTTTGATCAGCAGAGTTGCCCCGGATGGTTTTAATCTAGCTTTGAAGTAGACGGTATAAAAGAGCCTGGTGTCACAACAGTAACAGCAGaagggagacagacacagagagagagagatagagagagagacagacagagagagagacagacagagagacagagagacagagagacagagagacagagagacagagagacagaaagaaagaaacagagatgGTTTGGTCCTGAGGGGTAATGTTGATGTATATGTCAGGTTCACCTGGGGAGCAGTTAGGGAGGAGGTTCACCTGGGTTAGCAGTTAGGGAGGAGGTTCACCTGGGTtagcagtgagggaggaggttCACCTGGGTGAGCAGTTAGGGACGAGGTTCACCTGGGTGAGCAGTTAGGGAGGAGGTTCACCTGGGTTAGCAGTTAGGGAGGAGGTTCACCTGGGGAGCAGTTAGGGAGGAGGTTCACCTGGGGAGCAGTTAGGGAGGAGGTTCACCTGGGTGAGCAGTTAGGGAGGAGGTTCACCTGGGTGAGCAGTTAGGGAGGAGGTTCACCTGGGGAGCAGTTAGGGAGGAGGTTCACCTGGGGAGCAGTGAGGGAGGAGATCACCTGGGGAGCAGTTAGGGAGGAGGTTCACCTGGGTGAGCAGTTAGGGAGGAGGTTCACCTGGGTGAGCAGTTAGGGAGGAGGTTCACCTGGGGAGCAGTTAGGGAGGAGGTTCACCTGGGTGAGCAGTTAGGGAGGAGGTTCACCTGGGTGAGCAGTTAGGGAGGAGGTTCACCTGGGTGAGCAGTTAGGGAGGAGGTTCACCTGGGGAGCAGTTAGGGAGGAGGTTCACCTGGGTGAGCAGTTAGGGAGGAGGTTCACCTGGGGAGCAGTTAGGGAGGAGGTTCACCTGGGGAGCAGTTAGGGAGGAGGTTCACCTGGGTGAGCAGTTAGGGAGGAGGTTCACCTGGGTGAGCAGTTAGGGAGGAGGTTCACCTGGGTGAGCAGTTAGGGAGGAGGTTCACCTGGGGAGCAGTTAGGGAGGAGGTTCACCTGGGTGAGCAGTTAGGGAGGAGGTTCACCTGGGTGAGCAGTTAGGGAGGAGGTTCACCTGGGTGAGCAGTTAGGGAGGAGGTTCACCTGGGGAGCAGTTAGGGAGGAGGTTCACCTGGGTGAGCAGTTAGGGAGGAGGTTCACCTGGGGAGCAGTTAGGGAGGAGGTTCACCTGGGTGAGCAGTTAGGGAGGAGGTTCACCTGGGTTAGCAGTTAGAGAGGAGGTTCACCTGGGTGAGCAGTTAGGGAGGAGGTTCACCTGGGTGAGCAGTTAGGGAGGAGGTTCACCTGGGTGAGCAGTTAGGGAGGAGGTTCACCTGGGGAGCAGTTAGGGAGGAGGTTCACCTGGGGAGCAGTTAGGGAGGAGGTTCACCTGGGTGAGCAGTTAGGGAGGAGGTTCACCTGGGTGAGCAGTTAGGGAGGAGGTTCACCTGGGTGAGCAGTTAGGGAGGAGGTTCACCTGGGTGAGCAGTTAGGGAGGAGGTTCACCTGGGTGAGCAGTTAGGGAGGAGGTTCACCTGGGGAGCAGTTAGGGAGGAGGTTCACCTGGGTGAGCAGTTAGGGAGGAGGTTCACCTGGGTGAGCAGTTAGGGAGGAGGTTCACCTGGGGAGCAGTTAGGGAGGAGGTTCACCTGGGTGAGCAGTTAGGGAGGAGGTTCACCTGGGGAGCAGTTAGGGAGGAGGTTCACCTGGGTGAGCAGTTAGGGAGGAGGTTCACCTGGGTGAGCAGTTAGGGAGGAGGTTCACCTGGTTGAGCAGTTAGGGAGGAGGTTCACCTGGGGAGCAGTTAGGGAGGAGGTTCACCTGGGTTAGCAGTTAGGGAGGAGGTTCACCTGGGTTAGCAGTTAGGGAGGAGGTTCACCTGGGTTAGCAGTTAGGGAGGAGGTTCACCTGGGTTAGCAGTTAGAGAGGAGGTTCACCTGGGTGAGCAGTTAGAGAGGAGGTTCACCTGGGTGAGCAGTTAGGGAGGAGGTTCACCTGGGTGAGCAGTTAGGGAGGAGGTTCACCTGGGTTAGCAGTTAGGGAGGAGGTTCACCTGGGTGAGCAGTTAGGGAGGAGGTTCACCTGGGTTAGCAGTTAGGGAGGAGGTTCACCTGGGTTAGCAGTTAGGGAGGAGGTTCACCTGGGTTAGCAGTTAGAGAGGAGGTTCACCTGGGTTAGCAGTTAGAGAGGAGGTTCACCTGGGTGAGCAGTTAGGGAGGAGGTTCACCTGGGTGAGCAGTTAGGGAGGAGGTTCACCTGGGTGAGCAGTTAGGGAGGAGGTTCACCTGGGGAGGAGGTTCACCTGGGGAGCAGTTAGGGAGGAGGTTCACCTAGGGAGGAGGTTCACCTGGGGAGCAGTTAGGGAGGAGGTTCACCTGGGTGAGCAGTTAGGGAGGAGGTTCACCTGGGTGAGCAGTTAAGGAGGAGGTTCACCTGGGTGAGCAGTTAGGGAGGAGGTTCACCTGGGGGAGCAGTTAGGGAGGAGGTTCACCTGGGGGAGCAGTTAGGGAGGAGGTTCACCTGGGGGAGCAGTTAGGGAGGAGGTTCACCTGGGGGAGCAGTTAGGGAGGAGGTTCACCTGGGGGAGCAGTTAGGGAGGAGGTTCACCTGGGGGAGCAGTTAGGGAGGAGGTTCACCTGGGGGAGCAGTTAGGGAGGAGGTTCACCTGGGGGAGCAGTTAGGGAGGAGGTTCACCTGGGGGAGCAGTTAGGGAGGAGGTTCACGTGGGGGAGCAGTTAGGGAGGAGGTTCACGTGGGGGAGCAGTTAGGGAGGAGGTTCACGTGGGGGAGCAGTTAGGGAGGAGGTTCACCTGGGTGAGCAGTTAGGGAGGAGGTTCACGTGGGGAGGAGGTTCACCTGGGGAGCAGGTTCACCTGGGGAGCAGGTTCACCTGGGGAGCAGGTTCACCTGGGTTAGCAGGTTCACCTGGGTTAGCAGGTAGGGAGGATGTTCACCTGGGGAGCCAGAGATGAAGAGCCAGGCGGCTTGATAAGAACTAAGCaccaggtagggagagagagaaacccagGCTTGACATAGCAATAACCTCACATTACAAGCCCCCTGACAAAGTCTCTGCTGGGTCGTAGATAGAGACACGTGGCAGCAGAGCAGTAGCTCCCGATCTGGGTCGTAGATAAGGGACACGTGGCAGCAGGGCAGTAGCTCCCGATCTGGGTCGTAGATAGAGACACGTGGCAGCAGAGCAGTAGCTCCCGATCTGGGTCGTAGATAAGGGACACGTGGCAGCAGAGCAGTAGCTCCCGATCTGCTCAATAGCAATACTAGAAGACTTGATGAAGTGTCTTTGGATAGATTCACAATGGCTTTGACCATGCAAATTGCCCATTCTCAA contains:
- the dipk2ab gene encoding divergent protein kinase domain 2Ab; its protein translation is MLRFLPLKLGRLYRCLKLLLVVGLFVILLMNTHNLFASFQKNELTDRRFINLNKCPACFGTSWCRKFMNGQVSFETWGRLRFLDVFNVKNVYFAQYGEPREGTRRVVLKRLGSNQELADIDQKICKRATGRPRCDLIQAIYKTEFARLNGDVRLLTPEVVEGWSDLVHCPSQRLLDRVVRRYAETKDSGSFLLKNLKDTERMQLLMTLAFNPEPLVLQSFPSDEGWPFAKYLGACGRVVAVNYVGEELWSFYNAPWDKRVDLARQLMDIAEQLTNNDFEFALYLLDVSFDNFAVGPRDGKVIVVDAENVLVADKRLIKQNKPENYDVWYESRFEDCDKEACLSFSKESLCNRVTVDHNYYAVCQNLLSRYATWRGTTGGLLHDPPAHVAKDGQLEALLDECTNPKKRYGRFTAAKELRDYLTQLVAAASATAR